The DNA region CGCGATCGAATCCGACTGGCTCGCGACCTCTTCCGAGGTGATGACGTCGCGACCGAGGACGCCGTCTTGGCTGCCGAGCACGACGACCTCGTCGCGCACCGCAACGCCGGGGTGGTCGGTCACGTCGATCATCGCCATATCCATGGAGACAGCGCCGACGATGGTGGCGCGCTTGCCGCGGACCAAGACCGCTCCACGGTTCGAGAGTTGCCGCGAGAGGCCGTCGGCGTAGCCCATGGCGATGGTGGCGATGCGAGTCGGCCGCGATGCGCGAAAGAGCGCGCCGTAACCGACGGCGTCGCCGGGCTGGATGTCGCGGACGGCGACGATCTCCGTGCGCACGCGCATCGCGGGCCGAAGCTCGCGCCCTGACGTGACCGGCATCGGCTCGGGGCCCAGCACCGGGGCGGAGCCGAAGAGACCGATGCCGACGCGAACGGCGTCGAGTTGACCGGTGCCGCGCATGACGGCCGCCGTGTTGGCGGCGTGGCGAACCTCGGGGACGATCCCGAGCGACGCGAGGAGCGCCGTGGCGTCGTCGAAGGTGCGCAGCTGCTCCGCCGTCGCGGCCTCCGACTCGGCGTCAGCCTGCGCGAGGTGCGTCATGAGGCCCGTCACGCGGATCTCGGGGAAGTCGCGCAGCTTGGTGACGAACGCGGAGAGCTCGCGAGGGAGCACGCCGAGGCGGCTCATGCCGCTGTCGATCTTGAGGTGCACGTCGATGGGCTCGGGCACATCGCCAGCGCGCGCCAGCCGGGCGAAAGCCTCGACTTGACCGAGGTCGTAGACGACCGGCACGAGCTTGCGCGCCAGGACCTCGGCGTGCGCGCCGCCGTAGTAGCCGCCCATCACGAGGATGGGCGCCCGGATGCCGGCTTCGCGAAGCTCGATCCCCTCTTCGAGCAGCGCGACGCAGAAGGCGTCGATGCCGCCCCGCTCGAGGGTGCGCGCGACGGCCGGTGCGCCGTGACCGTAGGCGTCGGCCTTGAGGACGCCCCACACTTTGGCGCCACCCGCGTGCCGACGAACGACGCGCAGGTTGTGTCGCAACGCATCGAGGAACACCTCGGCGCGCGTGGGGCGCACGATGTCGGCGGGCGCCGCACGGCGCGGCCTCTGCACGCGAGGCTCCGAGGCGGGCGGCGCATCGAGCGCTGGCGTTGCCGCGACAAGGGCCGTCTCGCTGGCCTTTTGAGCGGCGCGAACGGACGGATCGGAGGAGGGCCCGTCGGTCATCAATGTGCGTAGTTTTGCGGCTTCCACGATATCCCCTTCGTATACAGAACGCGCCCCGAAAACGGGAGATTCCTGCAGACGGACGCCTCGCCCCGCGATGGAGCGAGTCGAGCGCCGCGCCGAACTCGTGTATTCACTGGGGGGCCGATGCAAGCACGTTGGCCGAGGTTCGTTGTGGAGCGCGCCCCAAAAGACGCTCGCCGTAGCGCACCTCCGTCGTCGCGGGCGCGCAGCCTGCGACTCGCACCTGCGATCTCACTCGCGATGGCCCTCACGACCGTTGGTGAGGCGCGCGGCGAGTCCGGCGATGCGGTGTCGCTCCAGTGGAAGGCGCCGAGCGGTTGCCCCGAAGAAGCGGCCGTCGCCGCCCTCTTGCGCGAGA from Myxococcales bacterium includes:
- the alr gene encoding alanine racemase; protein product: MRPTRAEVFLDALRHNLRVVRRHAGGAKVWGVLKADAYGHGAPAVARTLERGGIDAFCVALLEEGIELREAGIRAPILVMGGYYGGAHAEVLARKLVPVVYDLGQVEAFARLARAGDVPEPIDVHLKIDSGMSRLGVLPRELSAFVTKLRDFPEIRVTGLMTHLAQADAESEAATAEQLRTFDDATALLASLGIVPEVRHAANTAAVMRGTGQLDAVRVGIGLFGSAPVLGPEPMPVTSGRELRPAMRVRTEIVAVRDIQPGDAVGYGALFRASRPTRIATIAMGYADGLSRQLSNRGAVLVRGKRATIVGAVSMDMAMIDVTDHPGVAVRDEVVVLGSQDGVLGRDVITSEEVASQSDSIAWEVLTSVSRRVPRFYREP